In the Cryptococcus neoformans var. neoformans JEC21 chromosome 1, complete sequence genome, one interval contains:
- a CDS encoding expressed protein — MAGDKIQLYEFEGSVWSNAPKIALEEGGLKKDKDVRWTTINLPEGENFEPSYLKINPAGTVPTLVVGNDTFTDSISAVAEIVKIAPQRPRGKVSSGASIIEEIHSAAIDPNATFLIATDDEDRKTKINGVPKGFLAGRQKTLNKLVENPPEEFKEFLTKKQADNKQLLEFFIAEPDEQTRKAHYAQGQQLWNSVGNALRGFITEALTKNNQGPYVGGNEPSEVDFHLITWLARTITNTGVEPGTNADQAIKKLQAKTGGGALDDSIKLYWETWSARESFKTLGVH, encoded by the exons ATGGCTGGCGACAAGATTC AACTTTACGAATTCGAAGGCTCTGTTTGGTCCAATGCCCCCAAGATCGCGCTCGAGGAGGGtggcttgaagaaggacaaggacgTCAGGTGGACCACTATCAACCTTCCCGAG GGAGAAAACTTTGAACCCAGCTACCTCAAAATCAACCCTGCCGGTACTGTGCCCACTCTGGTTGTTGGCAATGACACTTTCACAGACTCCATT AGTGCGGTCGCCGAGATCGTCAAGATTGCTCCTCAAAGGCCTAGGGGCAAGGTTTCCTCCGGCGCTAGTATCATTGAGGAG ATTCACAGCGCTGCCATTGACCCCAACGCTACGTTTTTGATCGCGACAGACGATGAAGACAGAAAGACCAAAATCAACGGGGTACCCAAGGGCTTTTTGGCGGGTAGGCAGAAGACTTTAAACAA GCTCGTGGAAAACCCTCCTGAAGAATTCAAGGAGTTCCTTACCAAGAAACAAGCCGATAACAAGCAGCTTTTGGAGTTTTTCATTGCCGAGCCTGATGAGCAAACTCGCAAGGCCCATTACGCTCAGGGACAGCAGCTCTGGAACTCTGTCGGCAACGCCCTTCGAGGTTTCATTACTGAGGCCTTGACCAAGAACAACCAGGGTCCATATGTTGGCGGTAACGAGCCTTCAGAGGTCGATT TCCACTTGATTACTTGGCTGGCTCGAACCATCACCAATACCGGTGTCGAGCCTGGTACCAATGCTGACCAAGCCATCAAGAAGTTGCAGGCCAAGACTGGCGGTGGTGCCTTGGATGACTCCATCAAGCTTTACTGGGA AACCTGGAGTGCTAGGGAAAGTTTCAAGACTCTTGGTGTCCATTAA
- a CDS encoding U1 snRNP 70K protein (short form), putative, protein MSHLLPPNLLKLFAPRPQPPFLKPLTRDERIRGPNNLGGVAGLAKRIKEEAEDAEVKQGMGMNPEKALDEQKEENVKMELKQDGEDGEVAEDSGKEKKKKTARDKIAEMGIIGEEAVKMRKELRKKRQEEYKKNAESNYKPQDDAQAIGDPYKTLFISRLSKKANETDLRREFEMYGPIERIRIVRNRKGKSNGYAFIVYERERDMKAAYKDAEGIPIHHKKILVDVERGRTVKGWKPQRLGGGLGGRPKPVAPEASPAPYVAPSNLRGGRGGFRGGGRGGGAGFRGGFQGNRGGFGGGNRGGFGGGDDRGGFAGRGGFRGGFQNRGDRGPGGFGQQQGGFGGPGGPGGYGGQGGGYGGGGGGFGGPGQQNGVQGGQGGGGFGGGGGYKRDYDNAGGPGGYGGGGGGGGGGFGGGGGGYQDRDPKRMRY, encoded by the exons ATGTCacacctccttcctcctaACCTCCTGAAGCTTTTCGCCCCTCGACCTCAGCCGCCCTTCTTAAAACCCCTGACGAGGGACGAACGCATCCGAGGTCCAAACAACCTTGGGGGTGTTGCCGGCCTTGCTAAGCGTataaaagaagaagccgaagaTGCTGAGGTCAAGCAAGGGATGGGCATGAATCCCGAAAAAGCTCTCGATGAacaaaaggaggaaaatgTAAAGATGGAATTGAAGCAagatggcgaagatggagaggtcGCGGAGGATTCtggcaaggagaagaagaaaaagacagCTAGAGATAAGATTGCGGAGATGGGTATCATTGGAGAGGAGGCTGTCaaaatgaggaaggaattgaggaagaagaggcaagaggAGTACAAGAAGAATGCCGAGAGCAACT ATAAACCTCAGGATGACGCTCAAGCCATCGGTGACCCTTATAAAACCCTTTTCATCTCAAGGCTA TCTAAGAAAGCGAACGAGACAGACCTTCGCCGAGAGTTTGAAATGTATGGCCCTATCGAGCGGATACGTATCGTTCGAAATCGAAAGGGCAAGAGTAACGGCTACGCCTTTATTGTTTATGAGCGAGAACGAGATATGAAAG CCGCATACAAGGACGCTGAAGGCATTCCTATTCACCACAAGAAGATTCTTGTCGATGTCGAGCGTGGACGCACTGTTAAAGGATGGAAACCTCAACGTCTCGGTGGAGGTCTTGGTGGCCGTCCCAAACCCGTCGCCCCAGAAGCCTCCCCTGCACCGTATGTCGCTCCCAGCAACCTCCGAGGTGGCCGAGGAGGGTTCcgtggaggaggacgaggcgGCGGTGCTGGTTTCCGAGGTGGTTTTCAAGGGAACAGGGGAGGGTTTGGCGGAGGTAACAGAGGAGGATTTGGCGGAGGGGATGACAGAGGAGGTTTCGCTGGACGAGGCGGTTTCCGAGGGGGTTTCCAAAATCGAGGAGATCGTGGTCCTGGTGGATTTGGCCAACAACAGGGAGGGTTTGGCGGTCCAGGAGGCCCAGGTGGATACGGTGGACAGGGAGGAGGGTacggtggcggtggtggcggCTTCGG CGGTCCCGGCCAGCAAAATGGAGTTCAAGGCGgacaaggtggaggaggcttTGGGGGGGGTGGAGGTTACAAACGCGATTACGACAACGCCGGTGGACCTGGTGGTTatggtggaggaggcggcggtggtggtggtgggttCGGgggaggcggtggaggtTACCAGGACAGGGATCCCAAGAGGATGCGGTATTGA
- a CDS encoding conserved expressed protein, with protein MSVDPIVIIGAGPSGLLLARYLQLHHIPVVIYERDSSPTHRPQGGSLDLHDETGLKALKETGLLDEAKSYMRAEGEAMKIVDKSGKIWYDENGKEVKAHTEFQDGEPVTGRPEIDRTDLRNILIKCLNSDTIKWDHAVSSCSKISSSHYQINFISQPYITTPYLIGADGAFSRVRPLIHSTLPSYSGVSMYELTIPPKNMTPELKTYVGQGCLLALDEGMTVLPQMNSGGLCKVYVGLRCPENWTDENPLPDKGKREWLANLFQGWHDQVRDVIMASEEDKLVIRRIWQFDPDLKWDTDLTGVTVMGDAAHVMSPFAGEGVNQALADALELGISLVSLFTVPTPRASSPPFPLSLLPISQPRSKPLISSPSPADLHHALRHFERKMMRRARKEMIGSKENMDMFFGENAARNLTHWMSTFMIRFVWQTVTEWPVDFLKAIWD; from the exons ATGTCCGTCGATCCCATCGTAATTATCGGTGCAGGCCCTTCTGGGCTCCTGCTCGCCCGATACCTTCAACTTCACCACATTCCCGTCGTCATCTACGAGCGCGATTCTTCCCCTACACATCGTCCCCAGGGTGGCTCTTTAGATTTACATGATGAAACAGGTCTCAAAGCTCTGAAAGAAACGGGACTGTTGGACGAGGCTAAGTCGTATATGAGGGCAGAAGGGGAGGCCATGAAGATTGTGGATAAGAGTGGGAAGATATGGTACGATGAGAACGGCAAAGAAGTCAAGGCACACACGGAATTCCAGGACGGGGAGCCGGTCACTGGTAGGCCTGAAATTGATAG GACGGACCTGAGAAATATCCTGATCAAGTGTCTTAATTCTGATACTATCAAATGGGACCATGCAGTCTCGTCTTGCTCAaagatctcttcttctcattaCCAGATCAACTTCATATCCCAACCGTATATCACCACGCCCTACCTGATCGGCGCAGATGGAGCATTCTCACGTGTTCGTCCTCTTATTCACTCCACCTTGCCATCATATTCGGGGGTGTCGATGTACGAGCTCACAATTCCCCCTAAAAACATGACACCTGAATTGAAAACGTATGTGGGCCAGGGATGCTTGTTGGCTCTTGATGAGGGAATGACTGTCTTGCCGCAGATGAATTCCGGAGGGCTATGCAAAGTCTACGTCGGGCTAAGATGTCCTGAGAATTGGACTGATGAGAACCCCTTGCCTGATAAAGGGAAACGGGAGTGGTTAGCAAATCTCTTTCAAGGTTGGCATGACCAGGTGCGAGATGTTATCATGGCGAGTGAAGAGGACAAATTGGTGATCAGAAGAATATGGCAATTTGACCCAGATTTGAAGTGGGATACAGACTTGACCGGAGTCACAGTGATGG GTGATGCTGCTCACGTCATGTCGCCTTTCGCAGGTGAAGGGGTAAACCAAG CTCTCGCCGACGCCCTGGAGTTAGGAATATCTTTGGTATCCCTCTTCACCGTTCCAACCCCTCGCGCCTCCAGCCCTCCTTTccccctttctcttctccccatcTCCCAGCCTCGTTCAAAACCCCTCATttcatccccatcacctGCTGACCTTCATCACGCCCTGCGACATTttgaaaggaagatgatgcgcCGAGCCAGAAAAGAAATGATTGGGTCTAAGGAAAACATGGACATGTTTTTCGGAGAAAATGCGGCTCGTAACTTGACGCATTGGATGTCGACGTTCATGATACGGTTCGTTTGGCAGACCGTAACCGAGTGGCCGGTGGACTTTCTAAAGGCTATTTGGGATTAA
- a CDS encoding rRNA processing-related protein, putative has translation MSDPRFASVKTDPRFRRPKQKNLKVEIDERFRDVLESEEFGGKTKGGAKVDKRGRPVTASHKADQLKRFYRLKSPEAAEGEGEGFIDYARGEGALYSSGSEDESDEDESEVEEEELEVGGKKKVRLPAMSESESESDDDHLDIDLSENEETSVFPPETDEIPSDNESETEPVDPTKRIAVVNLDWDNMQAADLYAVFNSFLTRPATKGEVKAPSALGKLLRVRIYPSEFGKERMAKEEQEGPGGGIFIGSKKKRDNKKERISIARKEESDDEEGNEEEDDEEEENEVSDEDSDEEDEGDTEEENEDNYDKPARKSNDKLHKEIDGLEIFSDVGSEAGSEDIDMDQLRQYQLERLRYYYAIATFSSVAAAEYVMNECNGTEFEQTANILDLSYVPEDMTFDEDSVKDEADKEPKAYKGNDFVTDALRHSKVKLTWDQDDPNRIKMTRRTLTREEIEEQDFQNLVAASGSEVEESDFDDDEGAGGESKKDKKKKMKERKEKLRNLLLAGGDDEDGVTDVWGKAGTAWANELEDIKSAALKDRSKSASKKAKKGEDLEITFRPGLSVAKGDGGEENMTSLERYQLRMKEKKQRKKEKMELKAAARERGDEEKTDGQDEFFGSDSSEEEEEQQPKPKSKPKSLEPTLPDEDDLAAIVGTNEPDSNFSMKDIIKTEKEAGKKRRRRKGKKGEQERDVELGPDDWKIDVKDDRFKALHEEPEFAIDPSNPHFVKTKAMQDLLAERTRRRNNQKKIEPEGRKSATGVKNVEQKEQDLDSLVASVKRKMDQNQHKAKRKRTRK, from the exons ATGTCCGATCCACGTTTCGCCAGCGTCAAAACCGATCCCAGATTCCGAAGGCCTAAGCAGAAGAACCTCAAGGTCGAAATCGATGAGCGTTTCAGAGATGTTTTAGAGAGCGAAGAGTTTGGTGGCAAAACTAAGGGCGGAG CCAAAGTCGACAAACGTGGTCGACCCGTCACTGCGTCACATAAAGCCGACCAGCTCAAGCGTTTCTATCGTCTCAAATCCCCTGAGGCGGCCGAGGGCGAGGGGGAAGGCTTTATCGATTACGCTCGTGGTGAAGGCGCTCTGTACTCATCAGGATCCGAAGATGAGagtgacgaagatgaaagtgaggtggaagaggaggagctCGAAgttggagggaagaagaaagtgCGGTTACCGGCCATGAGCGAATCCGAGTCTGAgtctgatgatgatcatcTCGATATCGATCTTTCTGAAAACGAAGAAACTTCTGTTTTCCCTCCTGAGACAGATGAAATACCTTCTGACAATGAGTCTGAGACCGAGCCCGTCGATCCTACCAAACGTATCGCCGTTGTCAACCTCGATTGGGACAACATGCAAGCTGCCGACCTTTACGCCGTTTTTAATTCTTTCCTCACAAGACCTGCTACCAAGGGCGAAGTGAAAGCTCCATCTGCGTTGGGTAAGCTTCTGAGGGTCAGGATCTACCCAAGCGAATTCGGCAAAGAAAGGAtggcgaaggaagagcaggaagGCCCTGGCGGTGGTATCTTCATAgggagcaagaagaagagggacaacaagaaggaaCGTATTTCTATcgccaggaaggaagaaagtgatgacgaagagggaaatgaggaggaagacgatgaagaagaagaaaatgaggTCAGCGATGAGGACTctgacgaggaggacgagggagacactgaggaagagaacgaAGACAACTACGACAAGCCGGCCCGCAAGTCCAACGACAAACTTCACAAGGAGATCGACGGTCTGGAAATTTTTTCTGACGTTGGGTCCGAGGCTGGTTCTGAGGATATTGATATGGACCAGTTGCGGCAGTATCAGCTTGAAAGATTACG ATACTACTACGCCATTGCGACTTTCTCCAGTGTTGCTGCAGCAGAATACGTCATGAACGAGTGCAATGGTACCGAATTTGAGCAGACCGCCAATATATTGGATTTAAGTTACGTGCCCGAGGACATGACTTTTGATGAGGACTCTGTCAA GGATGAAGCAGATAAGGAGCCTAAAGCCTACAAGGGTAATGACTTCGTTACCGAC GCTCTTCGACACTCCAAAGTCAAGCTTACTTGGGACCAAGACGATCCCAACAGAATTAAGATGACTCGACGAACTCTTACTCGAGAAGAAATTGAAGAGCAGGATTTCCAAAATCTTGTTGCTGCCTCTGGAAGTGAAGTTGAAGAGTCTGActttgacgatgacgaaGGTGCGGGAGGcgagagcaagaaggacaagaagaagaagatgaaggagagaaaggaaaagctcagaaatcttcttctcgctggtggagatgacgaggatggagTCACTGATGTTTGGGGCAAAGCTGGAACAGCGTGGGCGAATGAGCTTGAGGATATTAAATCTGCCGCTCTGAAGGACAGGTCCAAGTCTGCTTCCAAAAAGGCtaagaagggagaagatcTTGAGATCACATTCCGTCCTGGTCTTTCCGTTGCCAAAGGGGATGGGGGTGAGGAGAATATGACTTCCTTAGAGAGATACCAGTTGagaatgaaagagaagaagcagagaaagaaggagaagatggagttGAAGGCTGCGGCCAGAGAAAGGGgcgatgaggagaagacaGATGGCCAAGATGAGTTTTTCGGCAGCGATTCttcagaagaggaagaggagcaacAACCCAAGCCCAAGTCTAAGCCTAAATCTCTTGAACCCACCCTTCCAGATGAGGACGATCTCGCTGCTATCGTCGGTACCAACGAACCTGACTCAAACTTCTCTATGAAAGATATCATCAAAAccgagaaggaggctggTAAGAAgcgaaggaggagaaagggcAAAAAGGGAGAGCAAGAAAGAGATGTCGAACTTGGTCCCGATGACTGGAAAATTGATGTTAAGGACGATCGATTCAAGGCTTTGCATGAAGAGCCGGAATTTGCTATTGATCCTAGTAACCCTCA CTTCGTCAAGACAAAGGCTATGCAGGATCTCCTTGCAGAACGGACCCGTCGCCGTAACAATCAAAAGAAAATTGAGCCCGAAGGACGCAAGTCTGCAACCGGTGTTAAGAATGTTGAGCAGAAAGAGCAGGATTTGGATTCTTTGGTGGCTAGCGTGAAGCGGAAGATGGATCAGAACCAGCATAAAgcgaagagaaagaggacaaggaagTAG
- a CDS encoding phosphoribosylamidoimidazole-succinocarboxamide synthase, putative yields MAAPSETTIQLSPEAEAQYERITRNLQEVTSGEVIRKVLSEGKVVKAYWGTAPTGRPHIAYCVPLLKIADFLTAGVNVKVLLADLHAFLDASKSTLETVQYRVKYYSKLLITVFTVLGVPTDKLEFITGSSYQLKPDYTLDVYRFHALTSTREAEHAGADVVKESESPLMSSLLYPGLQALDEQYLDVDFQFGGVDQRKIFMYAATFLPKLGYSKRAHLMNAMVPGLSGGKMSASDPKSKIDFLDTAADIKSKIKAALCPPGEVENNGVIAFIKTVLIPIQALRIEQAERRGEKAPVGEGSFVKPGAPEGTIFSISRPEKFGGDIHFKSYEDLEKAYVAGDIHPGDLKTGVQEALIQFLGPIRKSFDEDKEWQEVERTAYPSSSVAPTAEEPKKAKKKDVRSKPPTEEERAALRAAKEKEKAAKAAAKAVNEGTAPPVPPVEDITASQLAQSSKEAVQITTSNATSSCVTSTNLSKLKLLAKGKVRDIYALPGKEDEDKLLFVATDRMSAFDVIMNNGIPSKGITLTTLSLFWFDKLKNIIPNHVLHPSPSACFSTPAQAWEQFPRSLDEYRDQLEGRSMIVKKCEVVKIEAIVRGYITGSAWSEYKKSQTIHGIQMPAGLVESQKLPKALFTPSTKADQGEHDENIHPDKVKDICGPELAAKIEKAAIQLYTEAAAYALERGLILADTKFEFGLLPDPSSPNKTTLILIDEVLTPDSSRYWAAADYVVGQPQPSFDKQYLRDWLIKEGLRGKEDVTLPEHVVSETRSKYEEARDRVMGLGEFGKHGQKGKIAGDEVALQTDQATDAIEEEARKQL; encoded by the exons ATGGCCGCCCCCTCTGAAACTACCATCCAACTATCGCCAGAAGCTGAGGCCCAGTACGAGAGAATCACCAGAAATCTCCAAGAAGTAACTAGCGGGGAGGTTATCAGGAAGGTCTTAAGCGAAGGGAAGGTCGTCAAAGCTTACTGGGGCACTGCTCCTACTGGCAGGC CCCACATCGCCTATTGCGTCCCGTTGCTCAAGATCGCCGACTTTTTGACAGCCGGTGTCAATGTCAAGGTTTTGCTTGCTG AT CTCCACGCTTTCCTCGACGCCTCTAAATCTACACTCGAAACCGTCCAGTACCGAGTCAAGTACTACTCAAAGCTTCTCATAACCGTCTTCACTGTCCTCGGTGTGCCTACCGACAAGCTTGAATTCATCACGGGTTCCAGCTACCAGCTTAAGCCTGACTATACTCTCGACGTCTATCGATTCCACGCCTTGACTTCCACCAGAGAAGCCGAGCACGCCGGTGCCGATGTTGTCAAGGAGTCAGAGTCCCCTCTTATGAGCAGCTTGCTCTACCCTGGCCTTCAGGCTTTGGATGAACAATACCTGGATGTTGATTTCCAGTTCGGTGGTGTAGACCAGCGAAAGATCTTCATGTATGCCGCTACTTTCCTTCCCAAGTTAGGTTATTCCAAGCGTGCCCACCTCATGAACGCCATGGTTCCTGGATTGTCTGGTGGAAAGATGTCTGCTTCCGACCCAAAATCCAAGATCGACTTCCTCGACACTGCTGCCGACATAAAAAGCAAGATCAAGGCTGCTCTTTGTCCTCCtggagaggttgagaaCAATGGTGTCATCGCATTTATCAAGACTGTGCTCATTCCCATCCAAGCTCTCAGGATTGAACAGGCCGAACGAAGGGGTGAGAAGGCTCCCGTTGGTGAAGGAAGCTTTGTTAAGCCGGGTGCTCCTGAGGGTACcattttctccatctcccgACCGGAGAAGTTTGGTGGTGACATTCACTTCAAGAGTTACGAGGATCTCGAGAAGGCATACGTTGCTGGTGACATTCACCCTGGAGACTTAAAAACTGGTGTTCAGGAGGCTCTGATTCAATTCTTGGGTCCGATTAGGAAGTCTTTCGACGAAGACAAAGAGTGGCAGGAGGTCGAGAGGACGGCTTATCCCAGCTCTTCTGTTGCCCCCACTGCCGAGGAGCCCAAGAAGGCG aagaagaaggatgtcAGGTCCAAGCCCCCTACCGAGGAAGAGCGTGCGGCTCTCCGAGCtgcaaaggagaaggagaaggctgctAAGGCCGCTGCTAAGGCCGTCAATGAAGGCACTGCCCCTCCTGTTCCCCCTGTTGAGGACATCACTGCTTCCCAACTTGCCCAAAGCTCCAAGGAGGCTGTCCAGATCACCACAAGCAATGCAACCAGCAGCTGCGTCACCAGTACCAACTTGTCCAAGTTAAAGCTTTTGGCCAAGGGTAAGGTCAGGGACATCTACGCTTTGCCTGGtaaggaagacgaagacaAGCTCCTGTTTGTTGCTACCGACAGAATGAGCGCTTTCGACGTCATCATGAACAAT GGTATCCCTTCAAAAGGTATCACTCTTACCAcactctctctcttctggtttgacaagctcaagaaCATCATTCCCAACCACGTCCTCCACCCCTCTCCTTCGGCATGCTTCTCTACCCCTGCCCAGGCTTGGGAGCAATTCCCCAGGAGCTTGGACGAGTACAGAGATCAACTTGAAGGTCGAAGCATGATAGTGAAGAAATGTGAGGTTGTGAAGATCGAGGCTATCGTCAGAGGCTACATTACTG GATCTGCTTGGTCCGAGTACAAGAAGTCTCAGACCATCCACGGTATCCAGATGCCTGCCGGTTTGGTCGAGTCTCAAAAGCTCCCCAAGGCACTTTTCACCCCTTCCACCAAGGCCGATCAGGGCGAGCATGATGAGAACATTCACCCTGACAAGG TCAAGGACATTTGCGGTCCCGAGCTCGCCGCGAAGATCGAGAAGGCTGCCATTCAGCTCTACACCGAAGCCGCTGCTTACGCCCTTGAGCGTGGGCTGATCCTCGCCGACACCAAGTTTGAGTTTGGCCTCCTCCCCGACCCATCATCCCCCAACAAGAccaccctcatcctcatcgacGAGGTCCTGACTCCCGATTCTTCCAGGTACTGGGCTGCCGCCGATTACGTCGTTGGCCAGCCTCAACCTTCATTTGACAAGCAGTACCTCCGTGACTGGTTGATCAAAGAGGGCTTGAGGGGTAAAGAAGATGTGACTCTTCCTGAACACGTCGTTAGCGAGACTAGAAGCAAGTACGAGGAGGCTAGGGATAGGGTCATGGGACTCGGAGAGTTTGGCAAGCACGGTCAGAAGGGAAAGATTGCGGGTGATGAGGTCGCGTTGCAGACTGACCAGGCTACCGATGCTATCGAGGAAGAGGCCAGAAAGCAGCTCTAA
- a CDS encoding actin ii (centractin-like protein), putative, whose translation MATEFDDVLTNQPVVIDNGSGNIKAGFAGEEQPSCYIPSFVGRPKHPRVMAGAIQDNLFIGRRAQEFRGLLKIKYPMEHGVVMDWDDMERIWGWVYGEGLKALSEEHPVLLTEAPLNPRQNRDIAAQIFFETFNVPAFFTSVQAVLSLYSSGRTTGIVLDSGDGVTHAVPVFEGFSMPHAVRRIDLAGRDITDHLQLLLRKAGHNLHTSAEKEVVRTIKEKTCYLALNPAKVEKDQGGAWEEFKLPDGKVIQLGTERFLAPEILFNPELVGQEYPGVHQVIVDSINRTDLDLRKSLFSNIVLSGGSTLCTGFGDRLLNEVKKLAVKDVKLKIYAPPERKYSTWIGGSILAGLSTFKKMWVSADEYKEDPDIIHKKAF comes from the exons ATGGCCACAGAATTCGATGATGT TCTCACAAATCAACCAGTTGTCATTGACAAT GGTTCCGGCAATATCAAAGCTGGTTTCGCTGGAGAGGAGCAACCATCGTGTTATATTCCTTCATT TGTGGGTCGACCAAAACACCCTCGTGTGATGGCAGGAGCTATTCAGGACAACCTTTTCATCGGTCGACGAGCACAAGAGTTCAGGGGATTGTTAAAGATCAAATACCCAATGGAGCATGGTGTGGTAATGGACTGGGATGATATGGAACGGATATGGGGCTGGGTCTATGGTGAAGGATTAAAAGCGTTAAGTGAAGAA CACCCTGTGTTACTTACTGAAGCACCGCTCAACCCTAGACAAAACCGAGATATAGCCGCCCAAATCTTTTTCGAAACTTTCAACGTCCCGGCCTTTTTCACCTCTGTCCAAGCCGTTCTCTCTCTTTACTCTTCTGGCCGCACGACCGGTATCGTCCTCGATTCTGGCGATGGTGTCACCCATGCCGTTCCCGTGTTCGAAGGTTTCTCTATGCCCCATGCTGTTAGGCGTATAGACCTTGCCGGGCGAGACATAACAGACCACCTTCAATTGTTGTTACGGAAAGCAGGGCATAACCTTCACACATCTGCGGAAAAGGAAGTGGTGAGGACgatcaaggagaagacttGTTACTTAGCATTGAATCCAGCGAAAGTGGAGAAAGATCAGGGCGGGGCATGGGAAGAATTCAAATTGCCCGATGGAAAGGTGATACAGCTAGGGACGGAACGATTCCTTGCACCCGAAATCTTGTTCAACCCCGAGCTGGTGGGGCAAGAGTATCCAGGTGTCCACCAA GTAATCGTTGACTCTATCAATCGAACCGACCTCGACCTTCGAAAATCTCTTTTCAGCAACATTGTCCTTTCCGGCGGTTCCACGTTGTGTACTGGTTTCGGTGACCGATTACTAAATGAAGTCAAGAAACTTGCTGTGAAAGATGTTAAGCTAAAGATTTATGCTCCTCCAGAACGAAAG TACTCGACCTGGATAGGAGGAAGTATCCTTGCCGGTCTCAGTACATTCAAGAAGATGTGGGTATCGGCGGATGAATACAAAGAAGACCCGGATATCATCCACAAGAAGGCATTTTAA
- a CDS encoding cytoplasm protein, putative encodes MPQLKTYSEKPVVLLTNDDGPPCASSPNIYAFCKLLQSRLGWDVRVVIPDCQKSWVGKSYAISDIVTANYFYPLEPDGLKGEITQTRRPLKEGESMEWVLLSGTPATCANIALHNIYPGQIDLVISGPNHGRNSSTAFALSSGTLGATLAASLSVPIPGPLTSPSLHEDHMPCIAISYGVVTRPVSDRVLELATETAVDVCQQLFDNWGEDKEVGGKGLVPIYSINIPLVEAALEKNERKIVSTEMWRNAYGRLFKTTKLSKALYDPGDDPVQIAHGYMKSQDKPNTVQTSTSLPSHPHTSKTSTAGPAALPTPAPPSPITPKNTKDEEQQLKFHFAPNMHPLLFPPEGSVPEGTDAWAFAKGWISVTPMRAEYACLGAASIE; translated from the exons ATGCCTCAGCTCAAGACATACAGCGAGAAGCCAGTCGTTCTTTTGACC AATGACGATGGTCCTCCATGcgcctcctctcccaatATTTATGCATTCTGCAAACTCCTTCAGTCACGTCTCGGGTGGGACGTACGAGTAGTCATCCCTGACTGCCAGAAATCTTG GGTCGGAAAGTCATATGCTATTAGTGACATCGTCACTGCCAACTACTTCTATCCGCTTG AACCGGATGGATTGAAAGGAGAAATAACTCAGACTCGCCGTCCgctgaaagaaggagagtcAATGGAATGGGTTCTTCTATCTGGA ACTCCCGCAACATGCGCCAACATCGCACTGCACAACATTTACCCTGGCCAGATCGACCTTGTCATCTCCGGTCCTAATC ATGGCCGTAACTCCTCAACAGCATTCGCCCTCTCGTCCGGTACTCTTGGCGCTACCCTTGCCGCTTCCCTCTCTGTCCCTATTCCCGGTCCCTTGACCTCCCCGTCCTTACATGAAGACCACATGCCCTGTATAGCCATCTCTTACGGTGTCGTCACCCGTCCAGTTTCCGATAGAGTTCTTGAACTCGCAACCGAGACAGCGGTGGATGTGTGCCAGCAGTTATTCGATAACTGGGgagaagataaagaagtGGGTGGGAAGGGACTTGTGCCGATATATAGCATCAATATACCGCTTGTCGAGGCGGCTCTTGAGAAGAACGAGAGAAAGATAGTGTCAACAGAGATGTGGAGAAATGCGTATGGGCGATTATTCAAGACTACTAAACT GTCAAAAGCGTTGTACGATCCCGGAGATGACCCCGTCCAGATTGCTCATGGCTATATGAAGAGCCAAGACAAGCCCAACACCGTACagacctccacctccctcccatctcatccacatACCTCTAAAACATCCACTGCCGGCCCCGCCGCGCTCCCGACTCCTGCCCCACCATCCCCAATCACGCCCAAAAACACgaaggacgaggagcaACAGCTCAAGTTCCACTTTGCGCCCAACATGCACCCGTTACTATTTCCACCTGAAGGGAGCGTGCCTGAAGGCACAGATGCGTGGGCGTTCGCAAAAGGATGGATCAGTGTGACGCCTATGAGAGCCGAGTATGCTTGTTTGGGAGCGGCAAGTATCGAGTAA